From Salvia splendens isolate huo1 chromosome 16, SspV2, whole genome shotgun sequence, a single genomic window includes:
- the LOC121770245 gene encoding LOW QUALITY PROTEIN: protein ROH1-like (The sequence of the model RefSeq protein was modified relative to this genomic sequence to represent the inferred CDS: deleted 1 base in 1 codon), which translates to MPTTDNQGSFLNLISIRRNQVTTDPVHDQEQDDFDLFQKHISIRFSDLLSPPSPSPSESSTPPPPLLSISWLRNLLDAFLCCEAEFKALLISGRDPSSLSKPPLDKLIPDLLDRHLKALDICNAVSHALDLLRHWHRLSLIAVSSLRRHPLGEGQVRRARKALSTVLTSMAVDDQSHASGGGSSFHRRAPVAKNFRSLSWAVARSWSAAKQAHAMGANLVAPRGAEVTSLPMPIYIMSNVVVFVMWALVAAVPCQDRAGLATHLPVPKQLTWAQPMSSLVEKIGEDWKKKEKKGGAGLLEEIQRMERVAQWLVDLADSFMFPLDEDKAVELAAQVAELEEICAKMEEGLLPLQQQVREVFHKMVRSRADVLEVLDQAGKSSIPVPY; encoded by the exons ATGCCGACCACCGACAACCAAGGGTCCTTCCTGAACCTGATCAGCATCCGGCGCAACCAGGTGACCACCGACCCCGTCCACGACCAAGAACAAGATGACTTCGACCTCTTCCAAAAGCACATCTCCATCCGCTTCTCCGACCTCCTCTCC CCCCCCTCCCCTTCCCCTTCCGAGTCCTCCACCCCCCCTCCCCCCCTCCTCTCCATCTCCTGGCTCCGCAACCTCCTCGACGCCTTCCTCTGCTGCGAGGCCGAATTCAAAGCCCTCCTCATCTCCGGCCGcgacccctcctccctctccaagCCCCCTCTCGACAAACTCATCCCCGACCTCCTCGACCGCCACCTCAAGGCCCTCGACATCTGCAACGCCGTCTCCCACGCCCTCGACCTCCTCCGCCACTGGCACCGCCTATCCCTCATCGCCGTCTCCTCCCTACGCCGCCACCCCTTGGGCGAGGGCCAGGTCCGCCGCGCCAGGAAGGCCCTCTCCACCGTCCTCACCTCAATGGCCGTCGACGATCAGAGCCACGCCTCCGGCGGCGGCTCCTCCTTCCACCGCCGCGCCCCGGTGGCCAAGAACTTCCGCTCTTTATCATGGGCGGTGGCGAGGTCGTGGTCGGCGGCGAAGCAGGCGCACGCGATGGGGGCGAACCTGGTGGCGCCGCGGGGGGCGGAGGTGACGTCGCTCCCCATGCCGATATACATCATGAGCAACGTGGTGGTGTTCGTGATGTGGGCGCTGGTGGCGGCGGTGCCGTGCCAGGACAGGGCGGGGCTGGCGACGCACCTGCCCGTGCCGAAGCAGCTGACGTGGGCGCAGCCGATGAGCAGCCTGGTGGAGAAGATCGGGGAGGattggaagaagaaggagaagaagggAGGGGCGGGCTTGCTGGAGGAGATACAGAGGATGGAGAGGGTGGCGCAGTGGCTTGTTGATTTGGCGGATTCGTTTATGTTCCCCTTGGATGAGGATAAGGCGGTGGAGCTGGCGGCGCAGGTGGCCGAGCTGGAGGAGATATGCGCCAAGATGGAGGAGGGGCTGCTGCCGCTGCAGCAGCAAGTTAGGGAGGTGTTTCATAAGATGGTCAGGAGTAGAGCTGATGTGCTTGAAGTTCTTGATCAAGCTGGCAAATCATCCATACCAGTTCCTTACTAA
- the LOC121771818 gene encoding monodehydroascorbate reductase, chloroplastic/mitochondrial-like produces MSSASVCRARMSSISQALSLKHGLSLWCPQLASVNQISESSCIASARFTRRFTVSASSFANENREYVIVGGGNSAGYAARTFVEHGLADGKLCIITKEAHAPYERPALTKGYLFPLDKKPARLPGFHTCVGSGGERQTPEWYNEKGIEMIYEDPVTNIDVEKQTLKTNSGKLVKYGALIIATGCTASRFPDKIGGNLGGVHYIRDVADANSLISSLEKAKKVVVVGGGYIGMEVAAAAVGWKLDTTIIFPEDHLMTRLFTPSLGRRYEELYQDYGVKFVKGASIEHLESGSDGRVVGVKLGNGSTIEADTVVIGIGAKPAVGPFESIGLNSSVGGIQVDGQFRTNIPGIFAIGDVAAFPLKMYNRIARVEHVDHARRSAKHCVQSLLTAHTATYDYLPSFYSRVFEYEGSQRKVWWQFFGDNVGETVEIGNFDPKVATFWIDSGKLKGVFLESGSPEEFQLLPKLARSQPSVDIAKLQKASSVEEALEIAQSSLPVEAKV; encoded by the exons ATGTCTTCTGCTTCAG TTTGTAGAGCGAGAATGTCGAGCATTTCGCAAGCACTGTCGCTGAAGCACGGCCTTTCGCTCTGGTGCCCTCAATTAGCTTCCGTTAATCAGATTTCTGAGAGTTCCTGCATTGCCTCCGCGAGATTTACTCGGAGATTCACTGTTTCAGCATCCTCTTTCGCCAACGAAAATCGGGA ATATGTTATAGTAGGTGGTGGGAATTCAGCTGGTTATGCTGCTCGGACTTTCGTTGAACATGGATTGGCCGATGGGAAGCTCTGCATCATCACTAAAGAG GCACATGCGCCTTATGAGCGTCCGGCTTTGACAAAAGGCTATTTATTCCCCTTGGATAAAAAACCAGCACGTTTGCCG GGTTTCCATACTTGTGTTGGATCAGGTGGTGAAAGACAGACTCCTGAGTGGTACAACGAAAAAGGGATAGAG ATGATCTATGAAGATCCAGTAACCAACATTGATGTTGAGAAGCAAACTTTGAAAACAAATTCAGGAAAGTTGGTGAAGTATGGTGCCCTAATAATTGCTACTGGATGCACTGCCTCCAG ATTCCCAGATAAGATTGGAGGAAACTTGGGAGGGGTTCATTATATTCGGGATGTTGCAGATGCCAATTCGCTTATATCATCCCTG gagaaAGCAAAGAAAGTTGTTGTCGTCGGGGGTGGCTACATTGGCATGGAAgttgcagcagcagcagttgGTTGGAAACTTGATACCACT atAATTTTTCCTGAAGATCATCTTATGACAAGATTGTTTACTCCTTCTCTGGGACGAAGATATGAAGAGCTTTACCAAGATTATGGTGTCAAATTTGTAAAA GGTGCTTCAATAGAGCATTTAGAATCTGGTTCTGATGGTCGTGTTGTTGGTGTAAAACTCGGGAATGGTTCTACAATTGAAGCTGACACG GTTGTTATTGGCATTGGAGCAAAACCAGCAGTTGGTCCATTTGAAAGCATCGGTTTGAATAGCAGTGTTGGAGGAATACAG GTCGATGGCCAGTTCAGAACAAACATACCTGGCATTTTTGCTATTGGGGATGTGGCAGCATTTCCCTTAAAg ATGTACAACCGAATTGCACGGGTTGAACATGTTGACCATGCTCGTCGTTCTGCCAAGCATTGCGTTCAGTCCCTTCTAACTGCACACACTGCCAC GTATGACTATCTCCCTTCTTTCTACTCAAGAGTATTTGAATATGAAGGAAGTCAGAGGAAAGTTTGGTGGCAATTTTTTGGCGACAATG TTGGTGAAACAGTTGAAATCGGGAATTTCGATCCCAAAGTAGCAACATTCTGGATTGACTCTG GGAAACTGAAAGGCGTCTTTCTTGAAAGTGGAAGCCCTGAG GAATTCCAACTGCTTCCTAAACTTGCAAGGAGCCAGCCGTCCGTGGACATAGCTAAGCTTCAGAAAGCTTCTTCAGTAGAGGAGGCGTTGGAAATCGCACAATCTTCATTACCGGTTGAAGCTAAGGTTTAG
- the LOC121770246 gene encoding heavy metal-associated isoprenylated plant protein 39-like, producing MTKKMVLKLGVHDGKEKRKALRSVSSLSGIESLSMDMKEKKLTVVEAVDPIEIVGKLKQHCRVKLVTTRSWKIKHNPYYTHTSHVYSAEENPNACVIS from the exons ATGACGAAG AAAATGGTGTTAAAACTAGGAGTTCATGATGGAAAGGAGAAGAGGAAGGCCCTCAGATCAGTTTCTTCTCTTTCAG GGATAGAGTCTCTGTCAATGGACATGAAAGAGAAGAAACTGACAGTAGTAGAAGCAGTGGATCCAATTGAAATAGTTGGAAAATTGAAGCAGCATTGCCGCGTAAAGCTTGTGACTACAAGATCTTGGAAAATA AAACATAATCCTTACTACACACATACTTCCCATGTTTACAGTGCTGAAGAAAATCCCAATGCTTGTGTTATTTCttga
- the LOC121770982 gene encoding uncharacterized protein LOC121770982, with protein sequence MYLSWTWVFWPWAAAIAIGAYGLYILGRHLKGEATLAEQLAIVTSMLTWLKLVPPAHFNGGGVRCGLREADRHLEVIVKSRSDRCSFDRFFSFGGRRAGSTRCICGAGSPVAVVADPGDFSASLISSVPFCHLSFHLLLWIRVALEMDLGGGCLLSHGGRVKLHPSHSPPEYFFARWINFRF encoded by the exons ATGTACTTGAGCTGGACGTGGGTATTCTGGCCGTGGGCGGCGGCAATTGCGATCGGCGCGTATGGCCTCTACATCCTAGGCAGGCACTTGAAGGGTGAGGCCACGTTGGCCGAGCAGCTCGCCATCGTGACATCGATGCTAACATGGCTGAAGCTGGTGCCGCCGGCGCATTTCAACGGTGGCGGCGTGCGCTGCGGGCTGAGGGAGGCCGACCGACACCTCGAGGTCATAGTCAAATCAAG ATCGGACCGCTGTAGCTTCGACCGTTTCTTCTCGTTCGGCGGTAGACGCGCCGGTTCTACCCGCTGCATTTGCGGTGCCGGAAGCCCGGTCGCGGTGGTCGCCGATCCTGGAGACTTCTCTGCCTCCTTGATTTCCTCTGTTCCGTTTTGCCATCTTTCGTTTCATCTCCTCCTGTGGATCCGAGTCGCCCTCGAGATGGATCTGGGAGGAGGTTGTCTTCTCTCTCATGGCGGTCGGGTCAAGCTCCATCCGTCGCATTCGCCACCAGAGTACTTCTTCGCCCGATGGATCAATTTTCGTTTTTGA
- the LOC121769895 gene encoding 1-aminocyclopropane-1-carboxylate synthase-like translates to MEFKSRNQGQLLSKIATNDGHGENSPYFDGWKAYDSDPYHPTENPHGVIQMGLAENQLCFDLIQEWIKNNPKASICTAEGAADFKDIAIYQDYHGLPQFRNAVARFMEKVRGNRVRFDPDRIVMSGGATGAQETLAFCLADRGEALLVPTPYYPGNDRDLTWRTGVKLVPVVCESGDAFQITRAALEAAYKQAQDSNIRVKGLLLNNPSNPLGTVIDKQTLQQSLEFTADKNIHLICDEIYSATVSGQPGFTSIAEIVQENPHCNLDLIHIVYSLSKDLGFPGFRVGIVYSYNDAVVSCARKMSSFGLVSTQTQQLIAAMLSDEEFMDKFLAESARRLGKRRADMCEGLGQVGIWNLEGNAGLFCWMDLRRLLKAATYEAELELWRLIVEEVKLNVSPGAAFHCSEPGWFRVCFANMDDETMEVAMERIRMFVVRKREEEVARKQRRRRRMELEVSLSFRLRREELVMMSPHSPMASPLVRART, encoded by the exons ATGGAGTTCAAGTCAAGAAACCAAGGCCAGCTTCTCTCTAAGATCGCAACCAACGACGGACATGGCGAAAACTCGCCTTACTTCGATGGATGGAAGGCGTATGACAGCGATCCTTACCACCCCACTGAAAACCCTCATGGTGTTATCCAAATGGGACTAGCAGAAAATCAG CTTTGCTTTGATCTAATCCAAGAATGGATCAAAAACAACCCCAAAGCCTCCATTTGCACAGCAGAAGGAGCAGCTGATTTCAAAGATATTGCTATCTATCAAGATTATCACGGCTTGCCGCAGTTCagaaat GCTGTAGCAAGATTCATGGAGAAAGTGAGAGGCAACAGAGTCCGGTTCGACCCGGATCGCATCGTCATGAGCGGCGGCGCCACCGGAGCCCAAGAAACACTAGCCTTCTGCTTGGCCGATCGCGGCGAGGCATTATTAGTCCCAACTCCATATTATCCAGG AAACGACAGAGATCTGACGTGGCGCACGGGCGTAAAACTAGTTCCGGTCGTGTGTGAGAGCGGCGACGCCTTCCAGATCACACGCGCCGCCCTCGAAGCCGCGTACAAGCAAGCTCAGGACTCCAACATAAGAGTGAAAGGCCTTCTCCTCAACAACCCTTCCAATCCACTCGGCACCGTCATCGACAAACAAACCTTACAACAATCCCTCGAATTCACCGCCGACAAGAACATCCACCTGATCTGCGACGAGATCTACTCCGCCACCGTCTCCGGCCAGCCCGGATTCACCAGCATCGCTGAAATAGTCCAGGAGAATCCCCACTGCAACCTCGACCTCATCCACATCGTCTACAGCCTCTCCAAAGACCTCGGCTTCCCCGGCTTCCGCGTCGGCATTGTGTATTCATACAACGACGCCGTGGTCAGCTGCGCGAGGAAGATGTCGAGCTTCGGGCTCGTCTCCACGCAGACGCAGCAGCTGATTGCGGCGATGCTGTCAGACGAGGAATTTATGGATAAATTCCTCGCTGAGAGCGCGCGGAGGCTCGGGAAGCGGCGCGCGGACATGTGCGAGGGATTGGGGCAGGTGGGGATTTGGAATTTGGAGGGGAATGCGGGGCTGTTTTGCTGGATGGATCTGCGGCGGCTGCTGAAGGCGGCGACGTATGAGGCGGAGCTGGAGCTGTGGCGGCTGATTGTGGAAGAAGTGAAGCTGAATGTTTCGCCCGGGGCGGCGTTCCATTGCTCGGAACCGGGGTGGTTTCGAGTGTGCTTTGCGAATATGGATGATGAGACGATGGAGGTGGCGATGGAGAGGATAAGGATGTTTGTGGTGAGGAagagggaggaggaggtggCGAGGAagcagaggaggaggaggaggatggaGTTGGAGGTCAGCTTGTCGTTCCGGCTGCGGCGGGAGGAGCTTGTCATGATGTCGCCGCATTCGCCGATGGCGTCGCCGCTTGTTCGAGCCAGGACTTGA